A genomic region of Penaeus monodon isolate SGIC_2016 unplaced genomic scaffold, NSTDA_Pmon_1 PmonScaffold_580, whole genome shotgun sequence contains the following coding sequences:
- the LOC119571296 gene encoding uncharacterized protein LOC119571296 translates to MEELDAPPSVDELSKAIDSLACGKAPGKDGIPPEVIKVGKKTALLHHLHQLLQQCWEEGTVPQEMHPEKCREQRRPLYIALLDLTKAFDLVSRNGLFTLLQKIGMPPQAPEDDNIFHEDMQGTVQYDGFLLGPISNQERGETRVRTRSDTLWNLLSLLLSYAFSQSEDGVYIHTRSDGSLFKLARLRAKTKVRQVLIREMLFADDAALTAHSEEALQRLINCFAHACRVVEDFAYLGSTIASNLSLDAELNKRIGKAGTATARLAKRVWNNKKLTTNTKMKVYQACVLSTLLYGSESWTLYSRQERILGITWQDRVPNKNVLDQEGIPSMFVLLTQRRLRWLGHVRRMDDGRIPKDILFGELATGSRPTGRPLLRFKDVCKRDMRAGDIDPAGWESVAEDRSSWRSAVKACTIR, encoded by the exons ATGGAGGAGCTAGACGCTCCACCCTCCGTAGATGAACTGAGCAAGGCTATCGACTCCCTAGCCTGCGGCAAAGCTCCAGGAAAAGATGGCATCCCACCTGAAGTCATCAAGGTGGGAAAGAAGActgctctccttcaccatctgcaCCAGCTGCTGCAGCAGTGCTGGGAAGAAGGAACAGTGCCCCAAGAGATGC ATCCAGAGAAATGCCGCGAACAGAGGCGACCGCTTTACATCGCATTATTGGACCTAACCAAGGCCTTCGACCTCGTCAGCAGGAACGGCCTTTTCACTCTGCTGCAGAAGATTGGGATGCCCCCCCAAGCTCCTGAGGATGATAACATCTTTCATGAAGACATGCAGGGCACTGTACAGTATGATGGTTTCCTCCTCGGACCCATTTCCAATCAAGAGCGGGGTGAAACAAGGGTGCGTACTCGCTCCGACACTCTTTGGAATCTTCTCTCTTTGCTGCTGTCCTACGCCTTCAGCCAGTCAGAGGACGGAGTGTACATTCACACCAGAAGCGACGGCAGCCTCTTCAAACTTGCCCGCCTCCGAGCTAAGACCAAAGTGAGGCAGGTACTCATACGAGAGATGCTCTTCGCTGATGATGCAGCACTGACGGCACACTCTGAAGAAGCATTGCAGCGACTCATCAACTGCTTCGCGCATGCATGCAGA GTCGTCGAGGACTTTGCGTACCTAGGCTCCACCATCGCCAGCAACCTCTCCCTGGACGCCGAACTCAACAAGCGCATCGGCAAGGCGGGAACTGCCACGGCTCGCTTGGCAAAGAGGGTCTGGAACAACAAGAAGCTGACCACCAACACCAAGATGAAGGTGTACCAGGCCTGCGTGCTCAGCACGCTGCTCTACGGCAGCGAGTCTTGGACCCTCTACTCCCGCCAAGA GAGGATCCTGGGAATCACCTGGCAGGACCGTGTCCCAAACAAGAACGTCCTTGATCAAGAAGGCATCCCGAGCATGTTCGTCCTGCTCACCCAGCGTCGGCTCCGGTGGCTTGGCCATGTCAGGAGAATGGACGATGGGAGGATCCCCAAAGATATTCTGTTTGGCGAGCTCGCCACTGGCTCCAGACCTACAGGAAGACCTCTCCTACGCTTCAAGGATGTCTGTAAGCGAGACATGAGGGCAGGTGACATCGACCCAGCAGGCTGGGAGTCAGTGGCTGAAGACCGCAGTAGCTGGAGAAGTGCTGTGAAAGCCTGCACaataagga
- the LOC119571295 gene encoding craniofacial development protein 2-like, which translates to MSGQCVLASPATYNRSMTQEKQPSSTAKLTRLNIDIAALQETRLASNGSLREQNYTFFWQGKKPEEPRVHGVGFAVKNSLLSTIEPPSTGSARILSLRLSTFSGPVNILSIYAPTLCSSAETKDQFYEELDTTIRDIPAMEQLYLLGDFNARVGSDRDSWPSCIGHFGIGKMNENGQRLLELCSYHDLCITNTFFATKPHRRVSWRHPRSRHWHQLDLVITRRPSLNCVLTTRSYHSADCDTDHSMVGSKIRLQPKRIHQSKQEGRPHINTSKTAIPDLCERFTNSIENALKNCPGGNTEERWSHIRDFIYNSAMDTFGKRERQNPDWFEAGIAELEPAIEAKRAALINHKREPSVKSLAALRKARNDAQRIVRRCANDYWINLCESIQLSADCGNIRGMYEGMKKAFGSSINKIAPLKSTASES; encoded by the coding sequence ATGTCAGGACAATGTGTCCTGGCCTCTCCAGCGACCTACAACAGGTCAATGACTCAAGAAAAACAGCCATCATCGACCGCGAAGCTCACAAGGCTGAACATTGACATTGCTGCGCTGCAGGAAACCAGACTTGCATCAAACGGCAGCCTCAGAGAACAGAACTACACGTTCTTTTGGCAGGGCAAGAAACCCGAGGAACCAAGAGTGCATGGCGTTGGATTCGCAGTGAAGAATTCTCTGTTGTCCACTATAGAACCACCATCCACTGGTTCCGCCCGCATCTTGTCTCTCCGCCTGTCAACCTTCTCAGGCCCAGTGAACATCCTGAGCATCTACGCTCCCACACTCTGCTCCTCAGCCGAGACCAAGGACCAGTTCTACGAGGAGCTTGACACCACCATCAGAGACATCCCTGCCATGGAACAACTATACCTGCTCGGCGACTTCAATGCCCGAGTGGGTTCCGACCGTGACTCCTGGCCCAGCTGCATCGGTCACTTCGGCATCGGCAAGATGAACGAGAATGGACAGAGGCTTCTTGAGTTATGCTCTTACCACGACCTATGCATAACCAACACGTTCTTTGCCACCAAGCCGCATCGCCGAGTGTCCTGGCGGCATCCCAGATCTCGCCACTGGCACCAGCTGGATCTCGTCATCACTCGGAGACCATCACTGAACTGTGTTCTCACCACACGCAGCTATCACAGTGCTGACTGCGACACTGACCACTCCATGGTCGGCAGTAAAATCCGTCTCCAACCCAAACGGATCCACCAATCTAAGCAGGAAGGTCGTCCCCACATTAACACCAGCAAGACGGCAATCCCAGACCTGTGCGAGCGCTTCACCAATTCCATTGAGAATGCCCTCAAAAACTGCCCTGGTGGCAACACTGAAGAGAGGTGGAGTCACATCCGTGATTTCATCTACAACTCTGCAATGGACACcttcggcaagagagagaggcagaacccGGATTGGTTCGAAGCCGGCATTGCTGAACTAGAGCCAGCAATTGAGGCCAAGAGAGCTGCCCTCATTAACCACAAGAGGGAGCCTTCTGTGAAGTCACTCGCTGCACTCAGGAAGGCCAGGAACGACGCCCAACGGATCGTTCGGCGCTGCGCAAATGACTACTGGATCAACCTTTGTGAGAGTATCCAGCTCTCTGCTGACTGTGGCAATATTCGTGGCATGTATGAAGGCATGAAGAAGGCCTTCGGCTCAAGCATAAACAAGATCGCGCCCCTGAAATCAACTGCCAGCGAATCATAA